The Drosophila virilis strain 15010-1051.87 unplaced genomic scaffold, Dvir_AGI_RSII-ME tig00001725, whole genome shotgun sequence genome includes a window with the following:
- the LOC138911626 gene encoding uncharacterized protein, protein MARINTGTGNQERLPESSDRGALFGVGVVPGGDDTQGEPSVEEAEWPADLDPELREFLESELTLFVGLQGVSHIAEHRIRFKNDKPLKQRYYPKNSAMQSVIDKLVDKLIQAGAIEPSRSPHCTPIVLVKKKTDAWCMCIDYRQLNARVDGPRKEARAITIKCTAER, encoded by the coding sequence ATGGCTCGAATCAACACGGGCACAGGGAATCAGGAGCGGCTGCCAGAGTCGAGCGATCGAGGAGCTCTATTTGGAGTCGGAGTAGTGCCTGGAGGAGACGACACGCAGGGCGAGCCCAGCGTCGAAGAGGCAGAGTGGCCAGCGGATTTGGATCCGGAACTTAGGGAATTCCTGGAGTCGGAACTGACACTCTTCGTGGGGCTGCAGGGAGTCTCGCACATCGCGGAGCATAGGATCAGGTTTAAGAATGATAAGCCATTAAAGCAGAGATATTACCCGAAGAATTCAGCCATGCAAAGCGTGATTGATAAACTGGTGGACAAGCTGATCCAGGCAggtgccatcgagccgtcgcgtagtccACACTGCACCCCAATCGTCTTAGTCAAGAAAAAGACTGACGCGTGGTGCATGTGTATCGACTATCGACAACTCAACGCACGAGTAGACGGGCCGAGAAAAGAAGCGCGAGCGATCACAATCAAGTGTAcagcggagcgctag